Part of the Deinococcota bacterium genome is shown below.
TGAATCAGTGCGTCTTTCTCCTGGTGGGACAGTCCTTCCAGGGGAGGCAACTTCTCGGGCAACGAGGTCATAGCACTACTATTCACGTATGGACTGTGGATTGCAAGGGGGTTGAGTAATTACCTCATGGCTTACACCTGATCAATCGGCGATTTTCGCCTGATTATGCGCCTGATTATAGGGTGGTGACTTGTCAGGAGCCACTGTTCACAAAGTCCTAAGGGACAAAGAAAAAGGCGGGATAAATCCCGCCCTCGAGTAAGGTGGTAAGCCGCGTCGCTCAGATGGCCTGCATGACGTAGTTGTCGGTGGCTGCCTCGAGACCTTTTACATTGGCCAGGTAGACGCCGCGGGTGCCCGAGAGGGCGCCTTCGCCGCGCAGCTCGCCCAGAATCCGGGTGATGGTGACGCGCGAGGAACCGGTCAGCGAGGCGAGGTCCTCATGGGTGAGGGCGAGCGGCAGCTTGATGCCTTGGCCCTCGTCGGCGCCCTGGCCGAAGCGCTGGCTCAGGCGCAAGAAGGCGCGGGTGACGCGGGCGCCGACGGGCAGCTCGGCGTCGTCGATGGCCTCGCGGCTGCGGCGCAGTTGGCGCGCCAGGCCCTGCACGATAAAGTCGCGCAGCTTGCGGTCGCTCAAGGCCTGCTGCGGGTCGATGGGGGTGAGGCAGGCGTCGTGGACGGCGATGACCGTCTCGGCGTGGTTGGCGCCGTCGAGCGCTGCGGTGCCCAGGATGTCGCCGGGGCCGTAGAGGTCGGCGATGCGGTCACGGCCGAGCGAGGTCGGCACGATGGCCTTTAAGACGCCGTAGTTGACGATGTAGAGCGAGCTGGCTTCGCGGCCGGCTTCGTAGAGCACATCGTTGGGCTGCAGGGTGCGGGTGGGGTGGGCGAGCGTGCTGGGCACGACCTCGGGGGGGATGCACGCCTGCGGGCTGGCTTGAGGAATGCTTAGCATGTGAGGCCTCCTTTTTAGGCGGAACATGCTGCGGCGTGGCCGCAACAAGGGGGGTGAAGATGAACAGACTACTTGGTCTGTTACACTAGACTATAGCATAGCCTCGTCTCATAAAATACAAATAATTCCGAGTTCTCCTTAAGGATTTGATTAGGTTGAGAGTTGCGCGCGCTGGAGGGCTTTGCGGGCTTAGGGCCCCTCGTCCTCGAGGCGGTTGAGGGCGATTCTCGAGGGCTGGTGGATGGGGTCGGCCGAGAGCGCGGCGTAATAGTTCGCCCTCGCGTCCTCGCGCTGGCCCAAGGCCTCGTAGGCCTCGCCGAGGAGGTAGAAGGCCTCGACATAGGCCGGATGCGGCACCGCGGCCTCGTCGTTCCGGGGCGCCGCGTTCTCTGCCGCGTTCTCTGCGGTGTCCTCTGCGGTGTCCTCTGCCGCGACGATGACGTCGATGGCGGTCTGCAAGACGTCGATGGCCTCTTCGAAGCGTCCCTGGTAACCGAGCAGGCGGGCGTGGTTCAAGTAGGGCCAGGGCTGATAGCGGCCCCCTTCGCGCGCTTGGGCCTCCGTAAAGGCGCGGATGGCGCTGTCGAAGTCCCCGGCCTGCCAGGCGACGCGGCCCCAGTCCATCGCCAAGGCGTAGGAGGGTGCCGCGCTGAAGAGCCTCTCGAGCCTTTCCTGTGCCGCCTGAGGGCGCCCGCCGTCGGCCTCGAGCAGCGCCTCCAGCCAGCGGTAGCGCGGCTCGCCGCCGTCGCGCGCGATGGCCTCCTCGAGCTGCACCCCGGCCTCCACGAGGTCGCCGACGAGGTAGAGCGCCCGGCTGTAGAGGTAGTAGGCCTCGGCCTCCTCGGGAAAGGCCGTCACCAGGCGCGGTCCCTCGACCTGGACGGCCAGCGCGTAGCGGCCCTCGTCGAGGAGCGCCCGCATCGCCTCAAAGTTCTCCGGCTGCGCGTAGGCCAGCAGACCTGCCATCACCAGCGCCAGCGCCGCGAGACGGCCAGGGCGGCTCATCCTCGGCCTCTCTGGCCTTTTTTCGCGCCACCCCCCAGGGCACCGTCCAGCCAGTCCAGACCGGCCTCGGCGCGGCCCTTGAGAACGGCCAGCTTGTCCAGCTCGAGCGGCCTCGGGTCCAGCACGTCCGCGACGAGCCGCGCGTGATCGAGCGGCAGCGCGTGCGCGGGTCTGCCCGCCTCCTGCAAAAAGGCCGCCACCTTGGGATCATAGACGAGGCCGCTGAACCCCAAGTGAGCCACCGCCGCCAGGATGAGGCCGTGCAGCCTGCCGGAGACGACGTAGCGCGCGCCGGCCACCTGCGCCAGCGCCTCGGCCGGGCTCGCTGCCGCCAGGACCCGCAAGGAGGGGAGTTCTCTTCGCATCGCGTCCACACAGGGCCCGTCCTCAGCCTCGTGGATAGCCAGGGCAGCCACCCTCTGACCACGGCTCACCAGCGCCTGGCCCAGGTAGATGAGGCCCTCGGTGATCTCGGGATACCCCCCCCGCGGCACCAGCAGGAGGGGCGCGTCCGCCTGAG
Proteins encoded:
- a CDS encoding Crp/Fnr family transcriptional regulator, producing MLSIPQASPQACIPPEVVPSTLAHPTRTLQPNDVLYEAGREASSLYIVNYGVLKAIVPTSLGRDRIADLYGPGDILGTAALDGANHAETVIAVHDACLTPIDPQQALSDRKLRDFIVQGLARQLRRSREAIDDAELPVGARVTRAFLRLSQRFGQGADEGQGIKLPLALTHEDLASLTGSSRVTITRILGELRGEGALSGTRGVYLANVKGLEAATDNYVMQAI
- a CDS encoding tetratricopeptide repeat protein — protein: MPHPAYVEAFYLLGEAYEALGQREDARANYYAALSADPIHQPSRIALNRLEDEGP
- the csaB gene encoding polysaccharide pyruvyl transferase CsaB; its protein translation is MARVLLSGYYGFGNLGDEALLSGLLHGLRARGHQVTVLSADPAGTWALHGVAAVHRVRGVLLALLRHDALVSGGGGLLQDKTSARSLRYYLGLISLAQRLGKRAVVYGQSVGPLSPVGRVAVARALRRVPVAVRDETSRRVLRALDIDAALAADAALLLEASPREPQADAPLLLVPRGGYPEITEGLIYLGQALVSRGQRVAALAIHEAEDGPCVDAMRRELPSLRVLAAASPAEALAQVAGARYVVSGRLHGLILAAVAHLGFSGLVYDPKVAAFLQEAGRPAHALPLDHARLVADVLDPRPLELDKLAVLKGRAEAGLDWLDGALGGGAKKGQRGRG